Genomic segment of bacterium:
CTTATGGGGCCACCATTGTCACCTCGTGCATGGGGTGCAACAACATGTTCAACAGGAAGGGAACCCCCACCTACCATATCCTGGAGCTGATCACTGGTGTTAAGCCCAAGAAGAAGGCAGTGGGCTCGGCAAGGAAGTGGGCTAACAGGCTTTTACTTGCCAAAGGCAAGTAAAAGAAGTGTCTAGAGTCTGGTGTCTGGAAAAAGCAAAACGTCAGGATCAGGAAAAACTCGACCCTATTAGCAAATGCTAATAGTGGCCGATTGGAGTTTCAGGTTTCAAATTCCAGGTTCCAGGTTTTTCCCCGATACTCCGATACCTGGATACGTGTGTAGGTATGTAGGTATGAACGTAAATACGTAGACACTTTGATACGTAGATACCTTACCCCCTCTTCAGTTCTCTTCCCCCCCTCCCCCACTCTCCTTCTCGCCCTCTCCAGGAAATGGGAGAATATTCTTTTCGCCTTCTTCTCCCTCCTCCCCCCTGCCCGGCCCCGAGTCCCGCCCTGGCGGGATCGAAGGGCCTTCTCCCTGTCCATATAACCCCACCACCCAGAACAGCACGGGCAGCGTCACCGCAATGACGCCAATGACGGCCACGGCTCGTAACCGTACAGAACTCATAACGTGGTACCCGCAGTACACAATGGCCCCGGCCAGCAGGTAGGCCTGTATTGAGAGGATCTTCCCTCCTCCGAGCTTCCTGGAAAAGAGAAAGAAATAGACGGCCAGGGAAACGGTCGTGGCCATGGCTGCTCCGAATACACCCGCAAAAGGGATCAGGTAGAAGTTCAGGAACGCGTTGAGGATAAAAACCTTCATGGCGATGCGGTTGAGTTCATTCTCTTCACCGGCACGGATGAAGAGCGGTTCGGCGACCACCGTTGGGATAAAGATGAGAAGGCCCGGAAGGAGAAGGGAGAACACCCTGAAGAAGACGGGAACGTCCCCCTGGACCTGGAACACGGCCCTCAGGATGTGGGGAAAGTACAGGAGGAAGCCCAGACCCGCTATGGCGTGAACGGTGAACAGCCTGGCAGCTGTACGCCGGCAATCCCGGTAGATACCCGGTTCATCGACTCCGGTGGTCCTGTAGGTCTTCACACGGTACAGAGGTGCGGCTCCCAGTGGGACGAGGAGAAACAGCCGGGCCAGGACCGAGGCCTCGGCGTAGGCACCCTCCCGGGCGGCGGAGACAAAGAACCCGAGGACGAAGAAGTCCACGAAAAAGAGGATCCTTAAGCCCTCCTGGGTGAAATAGTACCGGGCGCTCCGACGAAAGACCGCTGTGACCTTTCCCAGCTTTCCCAGGGCGGTGATCAGGGACGGCGCCAACACCTTTCTTCCGGCGGCGAGGATGAACGACGTCTCGGCAAGGATGAAAACGGACACCAGAAGCTCCGGACGAAGCCTGGCAGACGAAAGAAAAAAAACCAGAACAACCAGGACGAGCCGTTTGCCAAGGCCGGCCCTTGCCGCGTGCGCATGCTGCCCCCGACCGTGGAGGATCGAAGCCATGTACCCCGAATAGAGTTTAAGGGGCACAGCGACGGCCAGCAGGGCAAAACCCGGCAGCGTGCCACGGGCAACGGTATCGGCTCCGGCAGCCCAGCTACCCAGGAGAACTGTCCCGAGAGCGCCAAGCACACCCGCGACCAGGACAGCCGCTTTCGCCTCGGCCAGCAAGCTGGGCACATCACCCCTGGCGCTGGCTGCCAGCTCCTTTTCCACCCACTTGTCCACACCGAACTCGGCCAGGAAAGAAACAATGACGAACACGGACAGGAGAAAAGTGTAGATCCCCAAGCCCCCGGGGCCGTAGGTACGGCCCACCAGGACCAGGACAAGGATGGAGACGGCGATATCCATCGCCATCTCCCCGACGGTGAGGATGTAGTCTACAGCCGATCGCCTCGAGCCAGTAGCCAACGAAAGTCCTTTCTTAGCTCTTATTCCTTAGCACTTAGCTCCGAGGCAAGCGCTGTTTTCATCAACTGCCCATCGCTTGCCCCCCCGTATCCTTGTCACACTTGCAGGTGCATACGCCCAGGGCCGTGTAAAGGGGACAGAACCCGATGGCGCTGGTCACGAGGAAGACCACGGCGATAACACCCAGTGCGATACCCAGCACCCCCGAAAGTCTGCCTGTGACGAGAAAGTACCCCACACCGAGAGCCAGCAGGGTCCTGACGGTACGATCCACAACTCCCATGTTCTTTTTCATATTATCCCCCTTCAAATTATCAAAATTCCATATTCCATATTCCATATTCATCTTACTCTTTTTTCCAGCTCTCTCAAAGCGTCGTTGGCGATCCACCGGGCGCTCTTTGTACCCTGATCCCGAACCGCCCCATACCCGCACGATTCTCCGCTGACTCCATGGTTTTGAGCTGCCAGAGCACCGCTTCAACACTGTCGAGCTTGGGGATGCTATTCATCGTTTTGAGAATCCGGTATCCAGAATCCAGCAGCTCGTAGAGAACCTGAAGCCTTAACGCAGAGGCGGCCTTTCCCAGGCCTACCCACCCAAGAACGCGGAGAAGAACAAGGACCGGGTTAAACCAGATAGCTGCTCAGGTTTTCCTTGGCGAACTCCGCGTGCTTGAGTGAGTCCTGCTAAAGCAGGATGAACGGGCGGTTAATACCAATGGCCTTTTAGCGCCACAGCGCCGGGATTTACCGCCAAGCACGCCAGGAACGCCAAGAAAAGCAACAAAAAGGATACTGGGTACAGGCGCTGTCACGTGACCCAACTTCTTAAATATTTACCACCAGAGGGCCGCAGGGGAAATCGACTCAAAGCATAAGAGCAAAGACAGAAAGGATCTGCGTTAACGTTTTAGATCTGGATTCCCACCTTCGCGGGAATGATGTTGATAAAAAGGTTTCCCCCCGGTTAACAGATCTTCTCTGTGCCCCTCCGTGTCCTTCTCTGTGGTGGATCAGCTCTCGGAGCCATTATGGCACACGCCTGAGTTCCCCCCCCTGGCTTTCGCCTTCCTTTGCGAAACTTCGCGTACTTTGCGTTAAATCCGCTTCTGGTCTTCCCCATAATAAATTGCGCGCAATTTATTATTTCCCGAACACTTTCTGCAGCAGCTCCGTTACCCTGGCCGCCGGGTCTTTCCTGATCTTCTTCTCCTCTTCGGCCACCATGAAGAACAGGCCGTTTAGCGCCATGTCGGTGACGTAATCCTCCAGGTCCACCTCCACCTTTCTGACCAGGGGCAGGGAGTTGTACTTGTCCATCATCCTCTTGTAGCTGCGGACAGCTCCGACCTTGGCCATGGATTCGGTGACCACGGGCCTGAAAAGGCCGTAAAGTTCGCTGGAAGTATTGCTTTTAAAATAGTCCGTTGCTGCCGTCTCCTCCCCCTTCACGATGCCGTAGGCGTCCACCACGCTCATATCCCTGATAGCGCCCACGAAGATATCCACAGCCTGGGGAGCTGCCGTTTCCGCGGCCCGGTTCATGCTCAGGATGAACTCGTCCACCCGGTCGTCCATCCCCACCTTGCGCAGGAGCTCCTCGGCTTTCTCGAGCTTTTCAGGCACAGGGATCCTGATATCAAGGTTGTGGAAGTAACCATCGGTCACCGAGACCTTTTCCACGGCCTTTCTGGTCCCGATATCGAGGGCTTCCCTGAGACCGGCCACGAAGGTGTCCTCCTCGCTGGTCTTGCTGGACTGTTTGGTCGCCTCTTCGAGGACATTGTCCAGGAACCCCCCGGAGGAGCACTGGACAGTGCCGAGAAGAAGAGCGGCCGTCAGCAGGAACAGGGTATGCTTTTTCATGGATAGACCTCCTGGAACGTTTTTGGGAGTTTCGTAAAAGATACCATAAAGCAGCAGACCGGTGACAGCAAACAGCTTAAAGGAATAACGCTTTTAGGCAGAGCAGGCGGATTGCCCGCCGTACCCTTTTGTATTTTCTTCGCGTCCCTCTGCGCACTCTGCGTTCAGATGGTTCTTTTCCGGCTACTGGCTACTGGATAGTGGCTCCTTGCTTCTGCTACTATCTCTCCATGCGCCGGAAAGATAAAAAGATAGGATCTGCTGCCGACCTGGCTGAACTCCTCCGAAAAGGAGATATCTGTCACCTGGCAATGGTGGACGGCGGCAAACCTTACGTCGTCCCCCTTAATTACGGATACGTGGAACAGGCCCTGTATTTCCACTCTGCTCCGGAAGGCAGGAAGATCCGGATCCTTCGAAAGAACCCGCAGGTCTGCTTCTGCGTGGTGGCCGACCACCAGCTCATCGAAGGGGTCAAGGCATGCTCCTGGTCGGCGAGCTACAGGAGCGTCATCGGCACCGGCAAAGCTCACATCCTCACCGACCCGGCAGAAAAGGACGAGGGGCTGAAGATCCTCATGGCCCAGTACTCGGAGAGGGATTACGAGCTCAGCCACAGCGACCTGGAGAGGGTGGCGGTGATCAGGGTGGAGATTGAAAGTTTAACGGGGAAAGGCAGTGGCTAGGAGTCTGGTGTCTAGTTCCAGCTAGACCCTGGACCCTGGACGCGGTGACCCGCCTTCGCTGAAGCTACGGCGTGGCAAGCACAGAGAATTAAAGCTCTTGCTCCCCCTCACCCCCTCGTGAGTCTCGTGGCCTGCGGGCGATTGACCAGGTATATCCCCCCGGCCACGAGACCAAGACCTACCCACAGCTGTATGGGTAGCGGATCCCCCTGGAAGATCCCCCCCAGCAAAACCCCGAAAAGGGGCGCGAGGAAGATAAAGGCAGCCAGGCGGCTGACGGCGTAGGTGTGGATCAACCAGAACCAGAGCAGGTAGCTGAAGAAAGCCACGATGACGCCCTGGTAGAAAAGGGCGCTGAGCACTATTCCATTGAGGACAATGGGCTTACCAAGATCCAGTAAAAGCCACCCGACCACCAGGACAGGGATGGAGAACAGGAGCTGGGAGAACAGCGTCTGGTAGTGGTCGATGGGACGTCTTCCCGCGACCCATTTGATATAGACGGTGGTGGTCGCCCAGAAGAGAGCCGCCACGACTTCCAGCAGGTCTCCGATCCAGTAGCCTGGCGGGAGGTGCTCTGACCGGACCCCGAAAACCAGCACGACGCCCAGGAAAGCCAGGACAAGCCCTCCTGTTCTCACCGGTGTCAGGCGGTCATGCTTGAGGAAGAAATGGGCGCCGACGGCGGCCCATATGGAGTGGCTGTATAAAAAGATAATGGCCCTGGATGCCACGGTGAAGGCAGTCCCCCAGTAGAGAAACAGAAAATCCAGACCGAAGAGGATCCCGATAACGAGACCGTGCCTGAAGTCGACCCCCCGCATCCATACCGACTTACCCTTGTAAAGGCTGAACAACCACAGGCATCCGGCCGCCACGACGGAACGCACTGTCGCCGCCACCATGGGCGGGACCCCGGCGTTGCTGAACTTGATGCTCACCATGTTGCCGCCCCAGATGAGGCAGACAAAAACAAGGAGTGCCGCTCCTGATAACGGGATATGTGAACGCGTATTAGGACTCATTCCGAGTTATCCGTTCCTCTGAACACGGTTTTAGGCACTCCTTGTTGAAAAGGGGAAAAGGAGAGTGCGCTTTCTCCCATTTTCTCCTCTTCCCCTCTTCTCCTCTTCGCGATGAAGCTACGCTTCATCGCTTGAGCCCGGCCACGGGCTGAACGGGAACGGCTTTTCCTCCGAGTTGTAGGTCCAGTAGCTCATGATCTGGTAAACAAAGGTGGAAAGGGACCGGCCGAAAGACCGAAGCCGTTCGTTCTGCCTGCCGGAAAAAAGAACGAAGAAGAATTGAAGTATGACTACCGCGGCAACGAGCACTTCCGTCACACCATAGATCATGACGAACAGGAGCATGAACAGCCCCCTCAACCACGTCTGACCCCGGGTCAGGTTCTCTGTAAATTGACTCATGGCGAGCCCCCTTTTCCATGCTGTCATTCGATATGCGCAGATTTATGAATTGAGAGTACCCCCTATCAGCGTTGCTTTCAAGGGAGGAGAGCTTTGATCTGACGGCTATCCGCCAACAGCGAAAAGCCGGATGGGAACGAGCCTGTCATCGCGAGCTGAATATTGATGGACTCGCAATGACAAACGTATTTATCCCCTTTCCACCTGCTATCCTCCCTCCTCACTCCTCCCTGCCTTTTCCCCTTGCCCCTCATCCACCCGTGGTTAAACTGTCTACCAATACAGTCTGATATTAAGCCGAAAGGATGGTAGCCTCATGATCAAAAGACGCGACTTCCTGTTTTTGATGAGCAAGGGAGCGGCAATACTTCTGGCAACCGGTCCCCTGGGACTGGTTATCAGGCGTGCCCACGCTGAAACGGATGGGGGCATGATCAGGGTCTATCTGGCCAGGGAAGGCGGGTATGTGAACATGGAGAAGGTTGTCAAGAGTAAAGACGAGTGGAAAACCTCCCTTACAAAGGAGCAATACAAGGTCCTCAGGGAAAAAGGCACCGAACGGGCCTTCGCGGGAACCCTTCACGACAACAAGAAACCCGGCATATACAGGTGTGCGGGATGCGGGCTCGATCTTTTTTCCTCCGAGCACAAGTTCGATTCAGGTACCGGCTGGCCGAGCTTCTGGCAGCCCATCGCCAAAGAGAACGTCGCCACCGAGGAGGACAACAGTTTCTTTACGCGCCGCACTGAAGTCCACTGCCACCGATGCGGCGGTCACCAGGGCCACATTTTCGAGGATGGCCCCCAACCAACGGGGCTTCGCTACTGCATCAACTCGGTGAGCCTGGATTTCGTCGGCGAAGATGGGAAGGTCATAAAGGGCTGACCGGGTATCCGGTCAGGCGCGAAGTACAAAGTACAAAGATCGAAGATAAGATCTCGCTTCGCACATCGCGCTTTGCGCTTCGTTCTGATTGTTCCAATTGACAGAATCGCCCCGCTCTGGTGAAACTGTGATCATGAAGCTGCCGAAACTCACCCGGAAAAAGATCTTCATTGTCACGGCCGCGGCGTTAACCGTCGCGGTCGTCGTCCTGCTCGTGCCTCCTCTTCTTCATACGGCGGTTCCCCTTCCTCCGGGGACTCGCATTTCGATGGAACCTGTGCCCGCCGATCCGGAAGCGATACGCCTTCTCATCGACGATACGGCGTGGGATGAGAGCATGGAGCAAAGGGTCATCGACCAGGAGATCTTCGACCAGGTCCTGGCCATGATCGACAGGGCCGACCAGTTCGTTTACGTGGACCTTTTCCTCTGGAACCCATGGCAGGGCAGCATACCCGAGGAACACCGGCAGCTTTC
This window contains:
- a CDS encoding DMT family transporter, whose product is MSPNTRSHIPLSGAALLVFVCLIWGGNMVSIKFSNAGVPPMVAATVRSVVAAGCLWLFSLYKGKSVWMRGVDFRHGLVIGILFGLDFLFLYWGTAFTVASRAIIFLYSHSIWAAVGAHFFLKHDRLTPVRTGGLVLAFLGVVLVFGVRSEHLPPGYWIGDLLEVVAALFWATTTVYIKWVAGRRPIDHYQTLFSQLLFSIPVLVVGWLLLDLGKPIVLNGIVLSALFYQGVIVAFFSYLLWFWLIHTYAVSRLAAFIFLAPLFGVLLGGIFQGDPLPIQLWVGLGLVAGGIYLVNRPQATRLTRG
- the msrB gene encoding peptide-methionine (R)-S-oxide reductase MsrB; translated protein: MIRVYLAREGGYVNMEKVVKSKDEWKTSLTKEQYKVLREKGTERAFAGTLHDNKKPGIYRCAGCGLDLFSSEHKFDSGTGWPSFWQPIAKENVATEEDNSFFTRRTEVHCHRCGGHQGHIFEDGPQPTGLRYCINSVSLDFVGEDGKVIKG
- a CDS encoding pyridoxamine 5'-phosphate oxidase family protein codes for the protein MRRKDKKIGSAADLAELLRKGDICHLAMVDGGKPYVVPLNYGYVEQALYFHSAPEGRKIRILRKNPQVCFCVVADHQLIEGVKACSWSASYRSVIGTGKAHILTDPAEKDEGLKILMAQYSERDYELSHSDLERVAVIRVEIESLTGKGSG
- a CDS encoding DUF4197 domain-containing protein is translated as MKKHTLFLLTAALLLGTVQCSSGGFLDNVLEEATKQSSKTSEEDTFVAGLREALDIGTRKAVEKVSVTDGYFHNLDIRIPVPEKLEKAEELLRKVGMDDRVDEFILSMNRAAETAAPQAVDIFVGAIRDMSVVDAYGIVKGEETAATDYFKSNTSSELYGLFRPVVTESMAKVGAVRSYKRMMDKYNSLPLVRKVEVDLEDYVTDMALNGLFFMVAEEEKKIRKDPAARVTELLQKVFGK
- a CDS encoding DUF2892 domain-containing protein, which codes for MKKNMGVVDRTVRTLLALGVGYFLVTGRLSGVLGIALGVIAVVFLVTSAIGFCPLYTALGVCTCKCDKDTGGQAMGS
- a CDS encoding DUF4389 domain-containing protein, with the protein product MSQFTENLTRGQTWLRGLFMLLFVMIYGVTEVLVAAVVILQFFFVLFSGRQNERLRSFGRSLSTFVYQIMSYWTYNSEEKPFPFSPWPGSSDEA